The Anolis carolinensis isolate JA03-04 chromosome 2, rAnoCar3.1.pri, whole genome shotgun sequence genome has a window encoding:
- the LOC103277691 gene encoding interferon beta-like, with translation MISKGWLLHIGLAMVFITKVSSQNCGQLRSRLRQASQVYLELLNSKMNSTISTIPQQCFEDVFNFSPKMYLKNLDVSEEENAKVVIQEVLQQTGHIFRQNYTEMPWDEDSLRVFHAGLDQQSENLKSCLSESPRSQRIQLTRLKVKKYFRSLSDLLKEKGYSRCAWEIVHIQVKECFLWTDKLIQTISYEA, from the exons ATGATCTCCAAAGGCTGGCTTCTGCATATTGGCCTGGCCATGGTCTTCATAACTAAAGTCTCATCTCAGAACTGTGGCCAACTTCGTAGCAGGCTACGGCAAGCCAGCCAGGTCTACCTGGAACTTCTGAACAGCAAGATGAATTCCACTATCTCCACCATTCCCCAACAATGCTTCGAGGATGTTTTCAACTTCTCTCCTAAAATGTATCTGAAAAACCTTGATGTCTCTGAGGAGGAGAATGCCAAGGTGGTCATTCAAGAAGTCCTCCAGCAGACAGGTCACATCTTCAGACAGAACTATACTGAAATGCCGTGGGATGAGGATTCCTTGAGGGTTTTCCATGCTGGACTGGATCAACAAAGTGAGAACCTGAAGAGCTGCCTGAGTGAATCTCCAAGGAGTCAGAGGATCCAGCTCACCAGGCTGAAAGTGAAAAAATACTTCCGAAGCCTGAGCGACCTCCTGAAAGAAAAAGGGTACAGCCGGTGTGCCTGGGAGATTGTCCATATCCAAGTCAAGGAATGTTTTCTCTGGACCGATAAACTAATCCAAACGATCTCGTATGAAG CTTGA